A genomic window from Myotis daubentonii chromosome 4, mMyoDau2.1, whole genome shotgun sequence includes:
- the METRN gene encoding LOW QUALITY PROTEIN: meteorin (The sequence of the model RefSeq protein was modified relative to this genomic sequence to represent the inferred CDS: inserted 9 bases in 6 codons) → MPPPALLCALXEAAATRAGFSEDXCRWRGSGLTPEPGGAGQXDLACAEGGIEWLYPGXARPRFACLQPGGPGVGCRSSLSGRGALELLRTEGPXPGPGRGVPWGPRERGALSLQATPHRDTSRRVAXFRFELREDWRPELPPQAHTLGTDGACRPCNDTELLLALCTGDFVIQGALHRIARDTELQPLVTVAAVRVLCQALPLFPAGGSGGPVPASIRTPLRCGVRPGPGTFLFVGWSHFGEAWLGCAPRFQEFSRAYAAARTNHLSPFGVALD, encoded by the exons ATGCCGCCCCCTGCGCTGCTCTGCGCGCT TGAGGCCGCGGCCACCCGCGCCGGCTTCTCGGAGGA CTGCCGCTGGAGGGGCAG CGGCCTGACTCCGGAGCCCGGCGGCGCGGGGC CGGACCTGGCCTGTGCGGAGGGCGGGATCGAGTGGCTCTACCCTG CGGCGCGGCCCCGCTTCGCCTGCCTGCAGCCCGGGGGGCCCGGCGTGGGCTGCAGGTCTTCGCTGAGCGGGCGCGGCGCCCTGGAGCTGCTTCGGACCGAGGGTCC GCCCGGTCCGGGGCGGGGTGTGCCCTGGGGTCCTCGCGAGCGCggggccctcagcctgcaggccaccccGCACCGCGACACCAGCCGCCGCGTGG TCTTCCGCTTCGAGCTGCGCGAGGACTGGCGTCCAGAGCTGCctccgcaggcccacactctggGCACGGACG GTGCCTGCAGGCCCTGTAATGACACCGAGCTCCTCCTGGCCTTGTGCACTGGCGACTTTG TGATCCAGGGGGCCCTCCACAGGATTGCCCGCGACACAGAGCTGCAGCCTCTTGTCACTGTGGCAGCTGTCCGTGTCCTCTGCCAGGCACTGCCGCTGTTCCCGGCGGGGGGCTCTGGGGGCCCGGTCCCGGCCTCCATTCGCACCCCACTGCGCTGTGGTGTCCGCCCTGGCCCTGGCACTTTCCTCTTCGTGGGCTGGAGCCATTTTGGTGAGGCCTGGCTTGGCTGTGCACCCCGCTTCCAGGAATTCAGCCGTGCCTACGCAGCTGCCCGTACCAACCACCTCAGCCCCTTTGGGGTGGCGCTGGACTga
- the LOC132232561 gene encoding SET domain-containing protein 9-like: MPCSEDLSPGEEGQLYLLRESCLLGAVTVPSPERKGSTPAGHALVLLRGLWQWQWQWWHSYRYRFLPWVMLNINHNPRTLRYAPEEFKDKVISNEDVLGTLLHVFQTLCLNDLNPQLGILTVLPEPVQSKYQDLLSVQHPRVNVLEHRHHQQNIFKPEEILYKTLGFSVARATSSLVSAGKGVFITKGLAPKGAVVSMYPGNGTTSTLPRLSYILMNIS, encoded by the exons ATGCCCTGCTCGGAAGACCTGAGCCCTGGCGAGGAGGGCCAGCTCTACCTGCTCAGAGAATCCTGTCTCCTAGGGGCTGTCACTGTGCCCTCCCCAGAAAGGAAGG GCTCCACCCCTGCCGGGCACGCCCTCGTCCTGCTTCGGGGcctgtggcagtggcagtggcagtggtggcacAGTTACAGGTACCGCTTCCTACCTTGGGTCATGCTGAACATAAATCACAACCCCAGGACCCTCCGGTATGCTCCAGAGGAATTTAAAGACAAAGTTATCTCAAATGAAGATGTCCTAGGAACATTACTGCATGTTTTCCAGACCCTATGCTTAAATGatctcaatccccagttgggtaTCTTGACTGTGCTTCCAGAACCCGTTCAATCGAAATACCAAGACCTGCTGTCAGTTCAACATCCAAGGGTGAACGTGCTTGAACACAGACATCATCAGCAAAATATCTTTAAAcc agaAGAAATTCTTTATAAGACATTGGGTTTCAGTGTTGCCCGAGCAACTAGCTCATTGGTTTCCGCTGGAAAAGGTGTCTTCATTACTAAAGGACTGGCACCAAAAGGCGCCGTTGTATCCATGTACCCTGGTAATGGCACAACTAGTACTTTGCCAAGACTTTCTTATATACTGATGaacataagttaa
- the ANTKMT gene encoding adenine nucleotide translocase lysine N-methyltransferase: MEQDDPAEALTELRERKPSRLELLQVAAGSGLAAYAVWALLLQPGFRRVPLRLQVPYVGASVRQVEHVLSLLRGRSGKLVDLGSGDGRIVLAAHRCGLRPAVGYELNPWLVGLARLHAWRAGCAGSVCYHREDLWKVSLRDCHNVCVFLAPSVLPLLEGKLQAELPEGARVVSGRFPLPTWQPVAVVGEGLDRVWAYDVHGGGPGGPAAPAPSSALVPRAPDPQAADHCIVDTIKTQ; this comes from the exons ATGGAGCAGGACGACCCGGCCGAGGCGCTGACGGAGCTGCGCGAGCGCAAGCCCAGCCGCTTGGAGCTGCTGCAGGTGGCGGCGGGCTCGGGCCTGGCCGCCTACGCCGTGTGGGCGCTGCTCCTGCAGCCGGGCTTCCGCCGGGTGCCTCTGCGGCTGCAG GTGCCCTATGTTGGGGCGAGTGTGCGGCAGGTGGAGCACGTGTTGTCGCTGCTGCGAGGCCGTTCTGGAAAGCTGGTGGACTTGGGCTCTGGCGATGGCAGGATT GTGCTGGCTGCCCACAGATGCGGTCTCCGCCCCGCTGTGGGCTATGAGCTGAACCCGTGGCTGGTGGGGCTGGCAAGGCTGCATGCCTGGAGGGCAGGCTGTGCCGGCAGTGTCTGCTACCACCGTGAGGATCTCTGGAAG GTGAGCCTGAGGGACTGCCACAACGTGTGTGTGTTCCTGGCCCCCAGCGTG CTCCCACTGCTGGAGGGAAAGCTACAGGCAGAACTACCTGAGGGGGCCCGCGTGGTGTCGGGacgcttccccctccccacctggcagCCTGTGGCTGTGGTGGGTGAGGGCTTGGACCGTGTCTGGGCCTATGACGTCCATGGTGGTGGGCCAGGTGGGCCGGCTGCCCCAGCACCCAGTTCTGCCTTGGTCCCTAGGGCCCCTGACCCTCAGGCTGCTGACCATTGCATCGTGGACACAATAAAGACTCAGTAG
- the CCDC78 gene encoding coiled-coil domain-containing protein 78 yields MERAAAAGPRPGAPSQAVKNVLPLSEDSLPGVPRDAPAWVTGLKTELPSDLELSEEQRLQISKELVDLQITTHRLREQHETEIFELKSEVLRLENRVLELELELHGDHAAPAKTDPGHLQAFAQELEQKARGQEHCNHRILQLQGEMKWMLEQHGARQQALEMRVAALGQQLQGAQEEARTAGQRLAAQAVVLSTCQGQLRQAEAENARLQLQLKKMNEEYTIRLQRYSRALVEYADGTSQAPTGVALRTFLETTLEDIRAAHHSREQQLARAARVYRKRLADLSQRHEELLGAHSVQQVLADPKGAPGKPKATSDEVTSNLEPLPLRLVTQLQNRAPAPGGLSALLFSPQKRPDEASQGSTSEPQSLEAESWAQIHQKLRDFYHSTQAKLERERAELLVRATMAEAQLSELQEYVDQHLGRYKQEILRLRKLVGPGDPQKVKAVPPTKPQRPRTRSR; encoded by the exons ATGGAGCGAGCGGcagctgcaggccccaggccgggGGCGCCATCTCAGGCCGTTAAGAAT GTTCTACCACTGAGTGAGGATTCACTGCCAGGAGTCCCTAGGGACGCCCCAGCCTGGGTCACCGGTCTTAAGACAGAGCTTCCCTCAGATCTAGAGCTGAGTGAGGAGCAACGGCTGCAA ATCTCCAAGGAGCTGGTCGACCTGCAGATCACAACCCATCGTCTGCGGGAGCAGCACGAGACTGAAATCTTTGAGCTAAAGAGTGAG GTCCTGCGGCTGGAGAACCGggtgctggagctggagctggagctgcatgGAGATCATGCAGCCCCAGCAAAGACTGATCCAGGGCACCTCCAGGCATTTGCACAGGAGCTTGAGCAAAAGGCCAGGGGTCAGGAACACTGCAACCATCGCATTCTTCAG CTACAGGGAGAAATGAAGTGGATGCTGGAGCAGCACGGGGCCCGCCAGCAAGCACTGGAGATGCGCGT GGCagccctgggccagcagctgcagggagccCAAGAGGAGGCCAGGACAGCCGGGCAGCGACTGGCTGCACAAGCTGTG GTGTTGTCCACCTGCCAGGGCCAGCTCCGCCAGGCTGAGGCTGAGAATGCCAGGTTGCAGTTGCAACTCAAGAAGATGAATGAGGAGTACACCATCCGGCTGCAGCGCTACTCCCGAGCCCTGGTG GAATACGCAGATGGCACAAGCCAGGCACCTACAGGTGTAGCCCTCCGGACATTCCTGGAGACCACTCTGGAGGACATCCGAGCAGCACACCACAGCCGTGAGCAACAGCTGGCCCGAGCTGCTCGAGTCTACCGTAAGCGCCTGGCAGACCTGAGCCAAAGACATGAGGAACTGTTAGGTGCCCACAG TGTACAGCAGGTGCTGGCGGACCCCAAAGGAGCACCTGGGAAACCCAAGGCCACCTCTGATGAAGTCACCTCAAACCTGGAGCCACTGCCTCTGCGCCTGGTCACACAGCTCCAGAA CAGAGCCCCTGCTCCAGG AGGGCTCAGCGCACTGCTCTTTTCCCCACAGAAGAGACCTGACGAAGCCTCCCAGGGGAGCACATCAGAGCCACA GAGCCTGGAAGCTGAATCCTGGGCCCAGATCCACCAGAAACTCCGGGACTTCTATCATAGCACCCAG GCAAAGCTGGAACGTGAGCGGGCAGAGCTGCTAGTCAGAGCCACGATGGCTGAGGCACAACTTTCTGAGCTTCAGGAGTATGTGGACCAGCACTTAGGCAG GTACAAGCAGGAGATCCTGAGGCTGAGGAAGCTGGTGGGTCCAGGAGACCCACAGAAAGTGAAGGCCGTACCTCCAACCAAGCCTCAGCGCCCAAGGACCCGCAGCCGCTAA
- the CIAO3 gene encoding cytosolic iron-sulfur assembly component 3 isoform X1 — MASPFSGALQLTDLDDFIGPSQECIKPMKVEKKLGRGVAKIHIEDDGTYFQVSQDGGTQKLERAKISLDDCLACSGCVTSAETVLITQQSHEELRKILDANKTAAPDQQKLVVISVSPQSSASLAARFQLNPTDTAKKLTAFFKKLGAHYVFDTAFSRNFSLLESQREFVRRFREQASSKQALPMLASACPGWICYAEKTHGSTIIPYISTARSPQQVMGSLVKDFFAQQQHVTPDKIHHVTVMPCYDKKLEASRPDFFSQEHQTRDVDCVITTGEVFKLLEEEGVSLSELEPAPLDSVFSSVSVQEPTSHRGGGSGGYLEHVFRHAARELFGIHVDEVTYKPLRNKDFQEVTLESEGRVLLHFAAAYGFRNIQNLVQKLKRGRCPYHYVEVMACPSGCLNGGGQLKAPEMPGKELLQHVERLYGTVRTEAPEDVPGVQELYEHWLHGKDSERASCLLHTSYHAVEKASSGLSIRW, encoded by the exons ATGGCGTCGCCCTTCAGCGGGGCGCTGCAGCTGACGGACTTGGATGACTTCATTGGGCCGTCTCAG GAATGCATCAAGCCCATGAAGGTAGAGAAGAAGCTGGGACGTGGCGTGGCCAAGATCCACATTGAAGATGACGGGACTTACTTCCAAGTGAGTCAG GACGGAGGGACACAGAAGCTGGAAAGGGCCAAAATCTCACTGGACGACTGTCTGGCATGCAGTGGCTGTGTCACCTCAGCAGAGACCGTGCTCATCactcagcagagccatgaggagCTGCGGAAGATTCTAGATGCCAATAAG ACAGCGGCTCCTGATCAGCAGAAGCTGGTTGTCATTTCAGTCTCACCTCAGTCCAGTGCATCGTTGGCTGCAAGATTTCAGTTGAATCCTACAGACACCGCCAAGAAGTTAACtgcattctttaaaaaactaG GGGCGCACTACGTGTTTGATACCGCCTTCTCGAGGAACTTCAGTCTCCTGGAGAGCCAGCGAGAGTTTGTGCGGCGATTCCGAGAACAGGCCAGCTCCAAGCAGGCCTTGCCCATGCTGGCTTCTGCCTGCCCGG GCTGGATCTGCTATGCCGAGAAGACCCATGGGAGCACCATCATCCCCTACATCAGCACCGCCAGGTCCCCACAGCAGGTCATGGGCTCCCTGGTCAAGGACTTCTTCGCCCAGCAGCAG CATGTGACCCCCGACAAGATCCACCACGTGACAGTGATGCCCTGCTATGACAAGAAGCTGGAAGCGTCCAGACCTGACTTTTTTAGCCAGGAACACCAGACGCGAGATGTGGATTGTGTCATCACGACAG GAGAAGTTTTCAAGTTGCTAGAAGAAGAAGGGGTCTCACTATCAGAACTGGAGCCAGCCCCCCTGGACAGTGT GTTCAGCAGCGTGTCTGTTCAGGAGCCCACCAGCCATCGaggtgggggctctgggggctacCTGGAGCACGTGTTCCGGCATGCAGCCCGAGAGCTCTTTGGAATCCACGTAGATGAGGTCACCTACAAACCCCTGAG GAACAAGGATTTCCAGGAGGTGACGCTGGAGAGTGAGGGCCGAGTCCTGCTGCACTTCGCTGCGGCCTACGGCTTTCGTAACATCCAGAACCTGGTGCAGAAGCTCAAGCGAGGGCGCTGCCCATATCATTATGTGGAGGTCATGGCCTGCCCCTCAG GTTGCTTGAACGGCGGAGGCCAGCTCAAGGCCCCCGAGATGCCGGGCAAGGAGCTCCTCCAGCACGTGGAGAGGCTGTACGGCACGGTCAGGACGGAGGCACCGGAGGATGTGCCTGGGGTCCAGGAGCTGTACGAGCACTGGCTGCACGGCAAGGACTCAGAGCGTGCGAGCTGCCTGTTGCACACGAGCTACCATGCAGTGGAGAAGGCCAGCTCTGGACTCAGCATCAGGTGGTAG
- the CIAO3 gene encoding cytosolic iron-sulfur assembly component 3 isoform X2 gives MASPFSGALQLTDLDDFIGPSQECIKPMKVEKKLGRGVAKIHIEDDGTYFQVSQDGGTQKLERAKISLDDCLACSGCVTSAETVLITQQSHEELRKILDANKTAAPDQQKLVVISVSPQSSASLAARFQLNPTDTAKKLTAFFKKLGWICYAEKTHGSTIIPYISTARSPQQVMGSLVKDFFAQQQHVTPDKIHHVTVMPCYDKKLEASRPDFFSQEHQTRDVDCVITTGEVFKLLEEEGVSLSELEPAPLDSVFSSVSVQEPTSHRGGGSGGYLEHVFRHAARELFGIHVDEVTYKPLRNKDFQEVTLESEGRVLLHFAAAYGFRNIQNLVQKLKRGRCPYHYVEVMACPSGCLNGGGQLKAPEMPGKELLQHVERLYGTVRTEAPEDVPGVQELYEHWLHGKDSERASCLLHTSYHAVEKASSGLSIRW, from the exons ATGGCGTCGCCCTTCAGCGGGGCGCTGCAGCTGACGGACTTGGATGACTTCATTGGGCCGTCTCAG GAATGCATCAAGCCCATGAAGGTAGAGAAGAAGCTGGGACGTGGCGTGGCCAAGATCCACATTGAAGATGACGGGACTTACTTCCAAGTGAGTCAG GACGGAGGGACACAGAAGCTGGAAAGGGCCAAAATCTCACTGGACGACTGTCTGGCATGCAGTGGCTGTGTCACCTCAGCAGAGACCGTGCTCATCactcagcagagccatgaggagCTGCGGAAGATTCTAGATGCCAATAAG ACAGCGGCTCCTGATCAGCAGAAGCTGGTTGTCATTTCAGTCTCACCTCAGTCCAGTGCATCGTTGGCTGCAAGATTTCAGTTGAATCCTACAGACACCGCCAAGAAGTTAACtgcattctttaaaaaactaG GCTGGATCTGCTATGCCGAGAAGACCCATGGGAGCACCATCATCCCCTACATCAGCACCGCCAGGTCCCCACAGCAGGTCATGGGCTCCCTGGTCAAGGACTTCTTCGCCCAGCAGCAG CATGTGACCCCCGACAAGATCCACCACGTGACAGTGATGCCCTGCTATGACAAGAAGCTGGAAGCGTCCAGACCTGACTTTTTTAGCCAGGAACACCAGACGCGAGATGTGGATTGTGTCATCACGACAG GAGAAGTTTTCAAGTTGCTAGAAGAAGAAGGGGTCTCACTATCAGAACTGGAGCCAGCCCCCCTGGACAGTGT GTTCAGCAGCGTGTCTGTTCAGGAGCCCACCAGCCATCGaggtgggggctctgggggctacCTGGAGCACGTGTTCCGGCATGCAGCCCGAGAGCTCTTTGGAATCCACGTAGATGAGGTCACCTACAAACCCCTGAG GAACAAGGATTTCCAGGAGGTGACGCTGGAGAGTGAGGGCCGAGTCCTGCTGCACTTCGCTGCGGCCTACGGCTTTCGTAACATCCAGAACCTGGTGCAGAAGCTCAAGCGAGGGCGCTGCCCATATCATTATGTGGAGGTCATGGCCTGCCCCTCAG GTTGCTTGAACGGCGGAGGCCAGCTCAAGGCCCCCGAGATGCCGGGCAAGGAGCTCCTCCAGCACGTGGAGAGGCTGTACGGCACGGTCAGGACGGAGGCACCGGAGGATGTGCCTGGGGTCCAGGAGCTGTACGAGCACTGGCTGCACGGCAAGGACTCAGAGCGTGCGAGCTGCCTGTTGCACACGAGCTACCATGCAGTGGAGAAGGCCAGCTCTGGACTCAGCATCAGGTGGTAG